One Ictalurus furcatus strain D&B chromosome 25, Billie_1.0, whole genome shotgun sequence DNA window includes the following coding sequences:
- the si:dkey-63b1.1 gene encoding B2 bradykinin receptor, with translation MNRSVMELNLSLMDSEFDMDNCTYQAAWDWISSFQPLWLSIISIFGLVGNGLVLLVFYMQRNPCSVADVYLGNLALANLVMVLCLPFWAVTIAQDYAWSFGYTLCKLINTAISMNYFCSILFLVLVSIDRYLALARTMTRSRLRRSSWAKWICLGIWIIGFLASIPTLLFRGVRYFPDLGIHACFLSYPHPGWRVQRNLSINVLGFAIPLPIIVFCTYHIVKALKDSDIRFVPGVRTEKRATHLVLTVLAVFLFCWTPHQVVRLLDTLEYYQITPGGCLFEHVLDISEQCSTYLAYADSAINPFLYVVVGKHFRKRAKGVFKQFITPGWKDSTPNGTLASRCSESRKDSILIDKRVIASVHILSTQLTHVNTLPGL, from the exons ATGAACAG aTCTGTGATGGAGTTGAACTTGTCACTGATGGATTCAGAGTTTGACATGGATAACTGCACTTACCAAGCAGCGTGGGATTGGATCTCATCATTCCAGCCTTTATGGCTATCGATAATTAGCATCTTCGGGCTGGTGGGAAATGGTTTAGTCCTGTTGGTGTTCTACATGCAGAGGAACCCGTGCTCCGTTGCTGACGTGTACCTGGGGAACCTGGCGTTGGCCAACCTGGTCATGGTTCTGTGTCTTCCCTTTTGGGCCGTGACCATTGCTCAGGATTATGCGTGGAGCTTCGGATACACGCTCTGTAAGCTAATCAATACGGCTATCTCCATGAACTATTTCTGCAGCATCCTCTTCCTGGTTCTGGTTAGCATAGATCGCTATTTGGCGCTTGCCAGAACGATGACTCGAAGCAGACTGAGGCGCTCATCCTGGGCCAAGTGGATTTGTTTGGGAATTTGGATTATCGGATTCCTGGCTAGCATTCCAACATTACTCTTCCGTGGCGTACGCTACTTTCCAGACCTCGGCATCCATGCTTGCTTCTTGAGCTACCCTCATCCAGGCTGGAGGGTCCAGAGAAACCTGAGCATCAACGTGCTTGGATTTGCGATACCGTTACCGATCATCGTGTTCTGCACTTATCACATCGTTAAAGCTCTTAAAGACAGTGATATCAGGTTCGTCCCTGGAGTCCGGACAGAAAAACGAGCCACTCATCTGGTGCTAACGGTTCTGGCTGTGTTTCTGTTCTGCTGGACGCCGCACCAGGTCGTACGTCTGCTGGATACACTGGAATATTATCAGATCACGCCTGGAGGATGTTTATTTGAGCATGTCTTAGACATTAGCGAGCAGTGTTCCACCTACCTGGCGTATGCTGACAGCGCGATTAACCCATTCTTGTACGTGGTCGTCGGGAAACACTTCAGGAAACGAGCTAAAGGTGTGTTTAAACAGTTTATCACTCCCGGATGGAAGGACAGCACTCCTAACGGCACACTAGCGAGCAGGTGCAGCGAAAGCCGTAAAGACTCGATTTTAATCGATAAAAGAGTCATAGCATCTGTACACATCTTATCAACACAACTtacacatgtaaacacactgcCGGGACTGTGA
- the LOC128601175 gene encoding NACHT, LRR and PYD domains-containing protein 3-like isoform X1 → MMEGRGPDSPEPSCVSTKSDKSMDKPIGFRDRDRSTDQRMMKRKRSDSPEPSCVSMKSDKSIDEPIVFKHTDRSTDQRPQKKKLRIIEDSLENVFKELEGKVITLMKNELKRFQKLLSPDYPACTEREVQDEEDLHSVREGALKITLHVLKKMNHTDLANTLQNELCPAFECQQTLKSTLREKCKRINEGISQPGSSALLNEIYTELYITEGWSGDVNNEHEVRQIETASRRPAAQETPIKCNDLFKDKSIRTVLTKGVAGIGKTVSVQKFILDWAEGKANQDITFMFPLPFRELNLMKQKHLSLMDLLHHFFPEIRKLELKDCDSYKVLFIFDGLDECRLPLNFQKNERLCDVTESASVDVLLTNLIKGNLLPSALLWITSRPGAANQIPSECVDQVTEVRGFSDPQKVEYFRKRIRDQSLANKIISHMKSSRSLHIMCHIPVFCWISATVLERMLGEAESGEIPKTLTQMFTRFLIFQIKHKDQKYHQKCGPDPQQTRESILALGKLAFQQLEKGNLIFYEEDLRECGIDVREVSVYSGVCTQIFREEFGLHLEKVFSFVHLTVQEFLAALYTFLSFISRNVTEQPTTDLSDLLTKSDMSDLLRSAVDKALQSENGHLDLFLRFLLGLSLESNQTLLRGLMPQTGSSSHSKQETVKYIKKMIRENPSPEKSINLFHCLNELNDDSLVQEVQTYLNREYYCSLSGTRLSPAQWSALVFVLLNSDQEQDEFNLRQYDPSDECLLKLLPVVKVSRKADLCGCKLTEESCRDLSSVLSSNSYRLTELDLSDNNLQDSGVKLLSAGLENPHCALAILKLSECNLTEESCRDLSSVLSSNSSRLRELDLSYNNLQDSGVTLLSAGLENPHCTLEILSLCGCNLTEEGCRVLSSVLNSNSSRLRELNLSDNNLQDSGVKLLSAGLENPHCTLEILRMTACRITDEGYSALASALNSNCLSHLRVLSLLGNKTGESGVKLLNDLKEDPHCKLGTLCF, encoded by the exons atgatggagggaaggggaccagactcaccagaacccagctgtgtgtccacgAAGAGTGATAAATCAATGGACAAGCCAATTGGgttcagagacagagacagatctactgatcagag aatgatgaagagaaagagatcagactcaccagaacccagctgtgtgtccatgaagagtgataAATCAATAGACGAGCCGATTGTgtttaaacacacagacagatctactgatcagag ACCGCAAAAGAAGAAATTGAGGATAATTGAGGATTCGTTGGAGAACGTATTCAAG gaGTTGGAAGGCAAAGTCATCACTCTGATgaagaatgagctgaagaggtttcagaagctcctgagtccagattacccagcatgcactgagagggaagtgcaggatgaggaggatctgcacagtgtcagagagggAGCGCTGAAGATTACACTGCACGtcctgaagaaaatgaatcacacagATCTTGCTAACACACTGCAGAACG agCTGTGTCCAGCGTTTGAGTGTCaacaaacattaaaatccacactgagagagaaatgtaaaagaattaatgaaggaatctcacagccTGGAAgttcagcacttctgaatgagatctacacagagctctacatcacagagggttggagtggagacgtcaataatgaacatgaggtgagacagattgagacagcgtccaggagaccagcagcacaggagacacccatcaaatgtaacgatctctttaaagacaagtccatcagaactgtgctgactaaaggagttgctggaattggaaaaacagtctctgtgcagaagttcattctggactgggctgaaggaaaagcaaatcaggacattaccttcatgtttccacttccatttagagagctgaatctgatgaagcagaaacatctcagtctgatggatcttcttcatcactttttccctgAAATTAGAAAACTAGAATTAAAAGACTGTGACTCCTACAAAGTCCTGTtcatctttgatggtctggatgagtgtcgacttcctctaaatttccagaagaatgagagattgtgtgatgtgacagagtcagcctcagtggatgtgctgctgacaaacctcatcaaggggaatctgcttccctctgctctcctctggataacctctcgaccaggagcagccaatcagatcccttctgagtgtgtagaccaggtaacagaggtacgagggttcagtgatcctcagaaagtggagtacttcaggaagaggatccgtgatcagagcctggccaataaaatcatctcacacatgaagtcttcaagaagcctccacatcatgtgccacatcccagtcttctgctggatctcagccactgttctagagagaatgttgggtgaagcagagagtggagagatccccaagactctgactcaaatgttcacacgcttcctgatctttcagatcaaacacaaggaccaaaagtaccatcagaaatgtggccctgatcctcagcagaccagagagagtatcctggcactgggaaaactggctttccaacagctggagaaaggaaacctgatcttctatgaggaagacctgagagagtgtggcattgatgtgagagaagtgtcagtgtactcaggagtgtgtacccaaatcttcagagaggagtttgggcttcacctggAGAAGGTCttcagctttgtacatctgactgttcaggagtttctggctgctttatacacatttctctccttcatcagcagaaatgtaacagAACAACCAACCACTGATCTGTCTGATCTTCTCACCAAGTCAGACATGTCTGATCTCCTCAGgagtgcagtggacaaggccttacagagtgagaatggacacctggacctgtttctccgcttccttctgggtctctcactggagtccaatcagactctcttacgaggcttaatgccacagacaggaagcagctctcacagcaaacaggaaacagtcaaGTACATCAAGAAGATGATCagggagaatccatctccagagaaatccatcaatctgttccactgtctgaatgaactgaatgatgattctctagtgcaggaagtacagaCTTACCTGAACAGAGAATATTACTGTAGTCTCAGTGGAAccagactctctcctgctcagtggtcagctctggtgtttgtgttactgaactcagaTCAGGAACAGGATGAGTTTAATTTGAGGCAATATGACCCATCAGACGAATGCCTTCTGAagctgctgccagtggtcaaagtctccagaaaagctga tctgtgtgggtgtaaactgacagaggaaagctgtagagatCTGTCGTCAGTTCTCAGTTCAAACTCCTACAGACTGacagaactggacctgagtgaCAATAACcttcaggattcaggagtgaagctgctctctgctggactggagaatccacactgtgcACTGGCGATACTGAA GCTGAGtgagtgtaatctgacagaggaaagctgtagagatCTGTCGTCAGTTCTCAGTTCAAACTCCTctagactgagagaactggacctgagttacaataacctgcaggattcaggagtgacgctgctctctgctggactggagaatccacactgtacactggagatactgag tctgtgtgggtgtaatctgacagaggaaggctgtagagttctgtcctcagttctcaactcaaactcctccagactgagagaactgaacctgagtgacaataacctgcaggattcaggagtgaagctgctctctgctggactggagaatccacactgtacactggagatactacG GATGACTGCCTGCAGGATTACAGATGAAGGTTATTctgctctggcttcagctctgaATTCAAACTGCTTATCACACCTGAGAGTGCTGAGTCTGTTAGGTAATAAAAcaggagaatcaggagtgaagctgctcaaTGATCTAAAGgaggatccacactgtaaactgggGACACTATG CTTTTAG
- the LOC128601175 gene encoding NACHT, LRR and PYD domains-containing protein 3-like isoform X2: MMEGRGPDSPEPSCVSTKSDKSMDKPIGFRDRDRSTDQRPQKKKLRIIEDSLENVFKELEGKVITLMKNELKRFQKLLSPDYPACTEREVQDEEDLHSVREGALKITLHVLKKMNHTDLANTLQNELCPAFECQQTLKSTLREKCKRINEGISQPGSSALLNEIYTELYITEGWSGDVNNEHEVRQIETASRRPAAQETPIKCNDLFKDKSIRTVLTKGVAGIGKTVSVQKFILDWAEGKANQDITFMFPLPFRELNLMKQKHLSLMDLLHHFFPEIRKLELKDCDSYKVLFIFDGLDECRLPLNFQKNERLCDVTESASVDVLLTNLIKGNLLPSALLWITSRPGAANQIPSECVDQVTEVRGFSDPQKVEYFRKRIRDQSLANKIISHMKSSRSLHIMCHIPVFCWISATVLERMLGEAESGEIPKTLTQMFTRFLIFQIKHKDQKYHQKCGPDPQQTRESILALGKLAFQQLEKGNLIFYEEDLRECGIDVREVSVYSGVCTQIFREEFGLHLEKVFSFVHLTVQEFLAALYTFLSFISRNVTEQPTTDLSDLLTKSDMSDLLRSAVDKALQSENGHLDLFLRFLLGLSLESNQTLLRGLMPQTGSSSHSKQETVKYIKKMIRENPSPEKSINLFHCLNELNDDSLVQEVQTYLNREYYCSLSGTRLSPAQWSALVFVLLNSDQEQDEFNLRQYDPSDECLLKLLPVVKVSRKADLCGCKLTEESCRDLSSVLSSNSYRLTELDLSDNNLQDSGVKLLSAGLENPHCALAILKLSECNLTEESCRDLSSVLSSNSSRLRELDLSYNNLQDSGVTLLSAGLENPHCTLEILSLCGCNLTEEGCRVLSSVLNSNSSRLRELNLSDNNLQDSGVKLLSAGLENPHCTLEILRMTACRITDEGYSALASALNSNCLSHLRVLSLLGNKTGESGVKLLNDLKEDPHCKLGTLCF, encoded by the exons atgatggagggaaggggaccagactcaccagaacccagctgtgtgtccacgAAGAGTGATAAATCAATGGACAAGCCAATTGGgttcagagacagagacagatctactgatcagag ACCGCAAAAGAAGAAATTGAGGATAATTGAGGATTCGTTGGAGAACGTATTCAAG gaGTTGGAAGGCAAAGTCATCACTCTGATgaagaatgagctgaagaggtttcagaagctcctgagtccagattacccagcatgcactgagagggaagtgcaggatgaggaggatctgcacagtgtcagagagggAGCGCTGAAGATTACACTGCACGtcctgaagaaaatgaatcacacagATCTTGCTAACACACTGCAGAACG agCTGTGTCCAGCGTTTGAGTGTCaacaaacattaaaatccacactgagagagaaatgtaaaagaattaatgaaggaatctcacagccTGGAAgttcagcacttctgaatgagatctacacagagctctacatcacagagggttggagtggagacgtcaataatgaacatgaggtgagacagattgagacagcgtccaggagaccagcagcacaggagacacccatcaaatgtaacgatctctttaaagacaagtccatcagaactgtgctgactaaaggagttgctggaattggaaaaacagtctctgtgcagaagttcattctggactgggctgaaggaaaagcaaatcaggacattaccttcatgtttccacttccatttagagagctgaatctgatgaagcagaaacatctcagtctgatggatcttcttcatcactttttccctgAAATTAGAAAACTAGAATTAAAAGACTGTGACTCCTACAAAGTCCTGTtcatctttgatggtctggatgagtgtcgacttcctctaaatttccagaagaatgagagattgtgtgatgtgacagagtcagcctcagtggatgtgctgctgacaaacctcatcaaggggaatctgcttccctctgctctcctctggataacctctcgaccaggagcagccaatcagatcccttctgagtgtgtagaccaggtaacagaggtacgagggttcagtgatcctcagaaagtggagtacttcaggaagaggatccgtgatcagagcctggccaataaaatcatctcacacatgaagtcttcaagaagcctccacatcatgtgccacatcccagtcttctgctggatctcagccactgttctagagagaatgttgggtgaagcagagagtggagagatccccaagactctgactcaaatgttcacacgcttcctgatctttcagatcaaacacaaggaccaaaagtaccatcagaaatgtggccctgatcctcagcagaccagagagagtatcctggcactgggaaaactggctttccaacagctggagaaaggaaacctgatcttctatgaggaagacctgagagagtgtggcattgatgtgagagaagtgtcagtgtactcaggagtgtgtacccaaatcttcagagaggagtttgggcttcacctggAGAAGGTCttcagctttgtacatctgactgttcaggagtttctggctgctttatacacatttctctccttcatcagcagaaatgtaacagAACAACCAACCACTGATCTGTCTGATCTTCTCACCAAGTCAGACATGTCTGATCTCCTCAGgagtgcagtggacaaggccttacagagtgagaatggacacctggacctgtttctccgcttccttctgggtctctcactggagtccaatcagactctcttacgaggcttaatgccacagacaggaagcagctctcacagcaaacaggaaacagtcaaGTACATCAAGAAGATGATCagggagaatccatctccagagaaatccatcaatctgttccactgtctgaatgaactgaatgatgattctctagtgcaggaagtacagaCTTACCTGAACAGAGAATATTACTGTAGTCTCAGTGGAAccagactctctcctgctcagtggtcagctctggtgtttgtgttactgaactcagaTCAGGAACAGGATGAGTTTAATTTGAGGCAATATGACCCATCAGACGAATGCCTTCTGAagctgctgccagtggtcaaagtctccagaaaagctga tctgtgtgggtgtaaactgacagaggaaagctgtagagatCTGTCGTCAGTTCTCAGTTCAAACTCCTACAGACTGacagaactggacctgagtgaCAATAACcttcaggattcaggagtgaagctgctctctgctggactggagaatccacactgtgcACTGGCGATACTGAA GCTGAGtgagtgtaatctgacagaggaaagctgtagagatCTGTCGTCAGTTCTCAGTTCAAACTCCTctagactgagagaactggacctgagttacaataacctgcaggattcaggagtgacgctgctctctgctggactggagaatccacactgtacactggagatactgag tctgtgtgggtgtaatctgacagaggaaggctgtagagttctgtcctcagttctcaactcaaactcctccagactgagagaactgaacctgagtgacaataacctgcaggattcaggagtgaagctgctctctgctggactggagaatccacactgtacactggagatactacG GATGACTGCCTGCAGGATTACAGATGAAGGTTATTctgctctggcttcagctctgaATTCAAACTGCTTATCACACCTGAGAGTGCTGAGTCTGTTAGGTAATAAAAcaggagaatcaggagtgaagctgctcaaTGATCTAAAGgaggatccacactgtaaactgggGACACTATG CTTTTAG